The DNA segment GCCAGCAGGTGTGAGGTTATAATATAAAAGGTCCAACATGATGGGctaaagtgaattttgaaagcAAGCATTCTTCAACATGAATAAGCACCCACACACACAGAGACATTCACTTATAACATTACCACTCCTAAATCATCAGGATACATCCCTTGGTTGGTGATGCGATTGCCTCTGCCAATTTTAGCACGGAATGTCACCtatacaccaaaaaaaaaagttccttTCCTGTCATGCTCACACATAAACTTGATAGAAGTTTACTAACAAGgatcaagaaattaaaaatgcttAAACCAGGCCAGCAGGAACATTAAGATCCCCAGTTAACTTCACAGCCTCTACATATTCAAAGAATCCCACATCTGaagttttgttttcattgtCCACTTCATTCCAATGTCCAAATTTTCGCCTCAAATGCACTATTTCCATGCCATAAGGGCCAAATGCACCAACATAGAGTCCTACATTTAAACCAGCACAATTAATTCTTAGTAATTCTTTACCTAAATTCCATAAAACATCATTGACACAAAAGGATAAGCAACCTCACCATCAAAAGGATCAGAATCCCCTCTTGAACAGATAATCCGGCTAAAATTTGTATCCCCAGATAATTTAGTTCTTTTCTGTGCTTGACTCATAGCAACTCTGACAATATCACGCATGCTTTTGGAGATCTACATGAAGCATCAGTCAGAACTACATATAAATGCatggttagtttttttttaataaagcttAAATATTACTTATCCCAATCTCACCTTAGAAGAGACTTTGTCAGAACTCCAAAATGCATTAGCAACATCAGGAGGCATAAGCTCGGAGACTCCTTGTGCTGCTAGGGCTGCTACTTTGATATTGGGAATTTTATCTTCTTTGATACCATAATCTACATTTCCACAATCAAAATGAAAGACAAAAGAATCcttttccatattttttatttcagctGGAAGACGTATAAATTCATCCTTGACAGGAGTATCTTCATTGTTGTGTACAACCCCACCAATTAAAAGCTTCATTTCCaaatccttttcttcttctgtggcatctccatctctttctagagtgACCGCATCAGGTTCATCAAGATTATTAACTTCCTCTTCATGATTCTCACTGGAGCCAGTTTTATTGCTATCTTCCTCCATCAATTGCTTAATAGAATCATTGTTTTCTGCTGCTTCCTCTTCAACGCTAACATTcatgactttgattttcaaTCCTggaattttttctttaagaaaatttatGACACTTTTAATGCCTTCCTCAGTTACTCCCTCGATATTAGTGTTTTTCTCATCATTTCTCTCAATCTTCTCTTCAGGTTCCTGCACCTCAACTGCAGATGCATTCTCCACCTCAGGTTTGGATGGGCCTTTAGCAGGTACAGATTGAGGGTTTCTCCTTGACTTTCCTTTGGCTTGTCGCAAATACACTACCTATAAGATTTTGCCAAATATGACATCATAAGCAATACCCACATACTACTAAAGCAAACTACTCAGAATCAAGTAGATATTAGGGACAAGAGACTCAGTAAAGACAAGCCAACTGAAACTCATAAACTTGAGCAAAACCTCAAAAATGATGTTCCCATTCTATAATTCATTTAATGTTTAGTTTCCTTACATAATATTTGCATCGTACCCCTAAAATTAAGCCTTTTACTGATAAATATGTGGGCCTTCTATAAgagtaaaacaataaaaaaaccaTCCATGAATCAACATttgaaataagattttttttcctctagcATATTGGTAAGTCACAAATGAacaagaataatttatttagaaaatttgaATATTACCTGCATATGATACGTGTCATCAGCATTTTTTACcacataaatttcaaaaattggaGTCCCAGTAGATGCTCTCATCAACTGTCTGTATTAAACAGAAATAAGCAGAACACCCCAATAAAATAACCAAAGGGTGAACTATAAAATAGAACAATCATACCTTGGACTGTAACTCTTGCCAATGAATCTACCCATACCAGGACTTATATGTATAATTCTACCAAAGGGGTCATCAGAGGCTTTTGGGTACCCTACCCACCAACCCACCTGAACATAAAGGTAAAAATGGTCATCAAACAATATGAGAGTATGATTCACAATATCAAGAAGAGGCCATCAATCAGTAACAAAATCATTACTCAAAAATCACAACCACTATTTTGTTTTCCAGATAGGGTTATTTCTTtcctattaaatatataaactttATAAAACCTTTTCTTAGTTATAAGTATGTTGAGCACAGGATAGGCAATTGAGAGATAGAGCTAGCCTGTTCGTTATGGGGAATCAATGCTCCAGGCCGAATAGAATAGAGCTTACCTCCGGCACCTGGCTTTATCCGGCGCATATTAGCTTAGCTGCGCTTAATAGGCCGGCTTCCTCTCTAGCGGCCACTTTCCTTACCTTATCCACACTACATTCCCACTCCGATCGACCATTGGGCGTATTCTACCCTTACCAAATTCATTCTATTGAAGCGTAACGTAAGACTTCTCATGTTGCATTTCTTTGGTTTGGAAGTTCCAGGATGTTGTCTGTGGATTTCTAACAAAGGAAAGCCCCCAAATGATGACAGTTACCAAATTACTTCCAAacatatcaattattttatttactccTTCAAGAACACAAACTTTAAATCCACATCACTCCCAATTTCTCTTCCAAAGCACACTTTTAATTCCATATACTCTCCCACTCCAGACAATGAGTTGTAACTTAAATGTGGCATATGAGTATCTGATAAACTCAATGTGagaaataaatattgtaaattGTTGTTGTGCAGTGGATATTATACTTGTCTTCCTCTATGGATGAAGACAAGTTTGGGAAGCCAAGTTGAACTGTGTTCTTTTATTGGAGGATTTTCCCAACCAATTAGGTTAGGATAACAGAAAAGAATGAAGCTACATCTTCTAACTTCTCTTTGCTTCTCATCTACATAGAAGAAAAAATTCCTCGTACAATAGTTCTATTTTTTGGGCTTTTGTTCATTAGGAAAACtacttttcttttcaataacTTTTCCAAAAGCAAGTTTGGCTCAACTCTTCTTGAGGATAAAATAAGTCTAGAAAAATCTGAGCCAAACACCTAAACAAAATGAACCCCCATATGTGATAATCAAAAACTGTAAAAGTAATTTTGAACAAGGGGTAGCACAAAGTAGAGCAACCAAGAAATATACCAGTCCACTTCCAGTGCATTTACATAATCTTGATGCATCATGATATCGTTCATCATCTATAGCACTCTGCAACATAACGCAACCACAAGATTAACATCAAGTACCAACCAAACCGTATGTAGATAAAATCAACTAATTCAGACAAATTGTGCTGCTCTTGCCTTCAACTGATCCATAACTTCAGCAACAGTGTCCTTGGACGTTGCTTCCACTAGAGCCCTCTTCAACTTAACCGCTTCTTCAAAATCCTCCTTCTCAATAGCATCATCAAGTTGAAACTACACAAGCACACAAACACAATTTACATAAGCATCACCTATTTCCATATAAACATACATTAAAATCAGCTTTAGACTAAGTTAAATGAGAGCTAATATACACCCATTTTAGTCGCTGTACCTACATAATCTTTACATATTAGTATCTACATCAAAAAACCACCCATTTTAGTCTCTATACATACACTTTTTAAGTCATTTTACTCCCTACGTGTACACCTGTTAATCCGTTTTAGTCCATGCCAGATTAAAATGGATTAAAACGTATGGGTTTTGCTAACTAGTGTTCTTAGGACATCGGTTgaggaactaaaaaaagaatatttattgtgaaaatCAAAGGAGAGCGTAAAAAGTCATGGACAATGCAATTTTGCATATcccaataaaaatatctttttttagttccttaatGGCTTAACCAATGCCCTAAGGACACTAGTTAGCATTTGCCAaaaaagtatagaaaaatactaGCGACACACTCTATGTCACACTCTTTTGAACACATTTTctttattggttgaaatttattggaaattacaaaaaaattgtgGGTCTAACGTCATATTTATTGACTCTTCTCTCTTTCATGATTGAGTAGTTTCCAATAAATTTCAGTCAATCATGTGTTAGTAGAAGTGTATTGCTAGCACTTCACAAAAGTATATGCATATGTAGGGACTCAAACAGGTAACTAAACGCATACACTAATTTTAACATATGAAGGAagttagatttattttattttcatatatgagtgattatttctttttatctataGGAATTGAAGACAACTAAGGGAGAATTTACAACAACTGAGACACGCTGCTCAACTACCTCTCAAGTACCTGAGCTAGACCCTTGGTAAAAATATGAGTGATTATTGAGACTGAATACCAAAAATTTgggaaataaatatattaaatcatattattataattattgatgTACCTTGAGGACAGAGGCGAAGTTTTCGGCCTGTTCGATTTGGGAGAAATGGCGGCACCATCGGTTCCAATCCCAGGTAAGAGAGGTGTGGTCGGAATTTAGGGTGCAGCGGCAACAGTGGGTGTTGTTGCGGTTCCTTGGGGCGGAGATTGAAAGATTGGGCTGGGGAGAGTGGGCCAGGCCCAAAAGGGAAGGTTTCTTGGTGTTGAAATGGAAGCAGCAAGAGGGGGTTCTGGTGGCGGTGGTGGAGATTGCGATGGAGATGGCTTGGGCCACCACCATGTTTGGAAttggaagaagaaaggaggagcTGCAGCTGCCGAGTGGATGCtgataagtttttctttttgtttttatttatataccatGTGGATCGATGGTTCGTGTTTGTAAATTACTCAACAAATACAGGAAACTCTGCAATTTGTTTTTATAACATGTCCACTGCGGttggatgatttttaaactcaaattaatagagattgaatttaatattttaattcaatttgttGAGTTCATCAAATAACCtacttttgtttctattttttaagaaatcgaTGTAATccaatgaaaatagaaaaaattaatctaaataaatcaaagatgaagtaaataaaatatttgaaaaaaattgaaatttattattggattttggatttaatttttaaaatcaattccatCCAAATGGAACTTGCaaatatatctatatttttattcgTAATTTGATCATatcattcatatttatattttttatttcttatatatttgtaaaattatcatataatttatatttatttataaaaaataattaaagatcaaTTTTTTCTAACTTATTGAGTTAGGATGCATAGGTATAATTATATAatgacatttaaataaaatatttgatattttaaattattatgtatatttatttattattttttaggaaaaataaaaatataattaaaactaaagtgATTGAATATGATgatttttccttcaaaatcaatcaaatttaattcataaacacttctatcatttttaatgatagtgataattatttttttagctcTTAATCAAATTAAAGGTATTACAAATAGAGACCAATAACTCTCCTTTAATTCAATCACACTTTGAAAGAAGGTAACTGATAAGCAAATTCTTAAATTAAGTGGGATTCTTGCCCTTCCTAATTGTGTCCTGTTTATTTGCAAATGCAATAGGTATTTCATATGCTCTTAGTTAGTTTGATTAtctctattcttttctttttgagtgatataaaaatagtaactaatttgttttaattagtaaaaacaTACCACACACCAATTAAGTGTATGGGACTTGAATCTTGCACCTCCCAAAGTGTATCTTGCCTCtcccattttaaaaaaaacctccaacctaccctttttatttttttccccttcttcattttctttctcctaTAGCAGTTATGCACCATTCCGTTcgttcttctcttcttctcgcAGCACATCCTGCTTTCCagttcttctcttcttctccaaCTCAAATCTTCTTCTCGCTTTCATCAAAGGTTCTAGCGCAGAAGTCCCTCTCCTCCTCCAACTCTCCACGCCAAGTAAGTTTCAATGCTTCTTATTCACGTTGTGAACATGTTTTCAGAACGACTTCTTTTGCTTCCGGAATGGCCGTTTAGGAAACCATTTTCCAGAATACCTTTTTTGAAAGCAAAATCGTTCCAGAAAGCTTGTTCTGGAGTGCACTTGTAGCTTCCAAAACGACCattctaaaaaatagttaaatggCTTCCGAAAATAGGTGTTTTGGAACAGGTGTTCTAGAATAGTTGTTCCGGAATAGTTATTCCAGAACACCTGTTTTGAAATACCTATTATGGAATGGGCGTTCCAGAACACCTATTCCAAAACAAGTGTTTCAAAACACATTGTTCGGACACCTATAGACCTTTCCTACCAGAACCTAACCCGCCACCAAAACCAGAACCCAACCCCCACCTTATGCCAAAAGAGACGAAAGGAACTTACTTACCTTGAATGGTGACAAGGAGGCTACAGGCGGATGGGAGGTGCTGCCATCACGAGATGGTTCAATCCATTGTGGGAATCATTGGAGGGAGACGCATCGTTGCAGGTGGGAGGTGTTGTCGTCAGGGGGAAGGAAGTGTTAGGGTAGGTTTCTAAAGGAAGGAAGTGTTAGGGTTGGGGGTGTTATTCATTAAGGGTAATTTAGTGATTTCAAAAGTGGTTGAAAGGTGTAAGATTTAGGTATGGGGTGTGGGATTCAACTCCCCAAGTGTATATGTTTGGATACGGGTGTTCATGGGTCGATTCGAGCCGGTTTTGACCAAATTTAAGACCCAacccaatcaaatttgattggtttggttcaattcaattttcacaattttttttaaacccaACCCAATCTATTCATGAACGATTTGATTCGATTCGGGCCAACGAGTTAtccatttaaatttgatattttttttcttagaactactattttatattatgattcatccaaatatccaatagaattaacacaatattatcaaatgtctCAAAGTAGtcaaattgattcatttaataccataaacataatattctaaaatagactAATACAAGTTAAAGTAAAATATTCTTTAACGAGATTTATTATAATAGTCTGAATAACAACTATTTTCTACAATAAGATTTGTTGTAGCCAGATTTACTGCAACCAAATTTGTTGCAGCCAGATTTGCTGAAACAAATGAAGAAAGTATgatctattaatattataaatatgatagaaatatgaagaaaaaaaaaactgaaacaaaTACCAATGTACCTAAAAGTAATATCATAAGAAGTTTCAACATCAGTAGTCCCAACACTTGCAGTTCTAACACTTGGAGTCCTAATATTAGTAGTATTTAAAGCCAAACAAAACAACTCTAAAATTTTTGAACAGTTTTGATCGGTTTGGTTCAATTTTGATCGGATCTATAAATTTAAACCCATAATCTAACCCATACATAATCGATTTTGATCGATTCAATTCGGTTTTGATCCAAATACATAAATGACACAACCCAAACTAATTAGAtcgatttaaattaatttgggtTCGCAAATGACTAATACCCATGAACACCCACCCCTATGATAGTCCAAAacattcaaatccttttttttggTTGAGTTTGTGATGGCCATCAGATTTACTTCGCTATTCATGTAAGCATATGTTTGAGGCCAACcaccaaaaaaacaaacatgtgTAAGcagaaaaaaatcaatcatgaaTTCTCGATTAAGAGTCTTAGCAAGACACTACTCCCGATACGTtctatattatcaattaaaattgataaaaaaaaatacaattgtgAGGGAGTTGTTAAGTAAGGGGAAATATACAcaactttataatattttaatttttaattaatattaaccaataattaaaaaagtttaaaatttaagagtACAGTACTAACATTTCTCATCATAATTTATTCACTTCATATTTTTCACCTATCTTATATCTTCTCGTTTCATTGATTATTTTTCATGACGTTTATTTCCTCCCACTCCTTTTCCTTTACCCTCAAAGTTGTCAATAATTTTCATTAGAGTAATAATTCTATCCACTTATGCGTACTGAATCTGTTAACTTCGCAGTTGTTTATCCATTACTAATGACCTAATCTCATTACTCAGCAGGTGTCCTTGCCCGTCACtgtctaaaaatatttaaccaGCCACTGCACAGTGTTTTCCACCACGTAATCCAATGTGCACATATCGAAGTTCCATGTGGAGTGTTTATAACCCTTAAAACCACAAGTGGAATATTTCATGCATTGAAAATTATCAGTGATCACAATAATTCCAAAAGTTGAAGATCCCGAGTTGCCACAGGGCTACGAAAGAGCCAGCTCAAACGTTAGAAGTAAAAAAGAGTATTAGAGTCACAATCACAAACTCACGTAGAATACACCCCGACTTTGAGAAACTGATCATGTTTCTTGCAAATCTATGGGTGCACCCAAAGTTCCTAGCAAATCGGTCGACATCATACCGAAGTATATTTGAAGATACTTTTCATGTGAAAACTTTAGGGATGTCAGATTTGATTTAACTAAGAATCCCACGGCTCAGAAGGTAAAATTGTACTAAACTGATATTTCACTACAACAGAAGATTGTAACATGCACAAAgcaaaatgtgatgccaaaGCGTGATAacgaaagagaaaaacaaatgtgtatttttatttggaTATACTGAAACTTTGGTTTTTAATGTCGAATGACGTTGTGTCATTCATGTAACCGATCTCACCTACTGAGAGGCTTTGTCGTTGTATCAAGTTATTGACCCCACCTTTCAAGACATGAAAAACTAAAGGAATTCTTACCCCAGGTAAAAACAAGGGTaggaaaaaatattcaatatacaATTCTTAGctagagggcgagccctggtgcagcggtaaagttgtgccttggtgacttgttggtcatgggttcgaatccggaaacagcctctttgcatatgcaagggtaaggctgcgtacaacatccctcccccataccttcgcatagcgaagagcctccgggcaatggggtacgaaaaaaaatacaattcttAGCTAAGTAAAAAAGGTATATTTTCACCCTTTAAGTCTTATTTCTACAAGATCCCTCAGAAAAAAAAGGAGCTGATCCATTTCTTTATGAATCAGTCCAGAAATTTTCATGTTAGAAAGTACATCATATATAAAGCTTCAGGCAATGGCTGGATACTGATATGTACCCTGCAACTTCTCACGGAGGGGTTAGGAATATAACAGAAGTTGAGAAGCAATCTAATTTTGTGAAGAGGAAAGAGTAACAGGCATGTGTTCACCAGAAGCGGCCCGATCTGTAGTTGACATATTTAGAGTCACAACAGGTACAACACCATTTTCAGCATTTTCCAAAGCATTATCTGTCTCACCAGCTGGCCCAGCAATGTCAACACAAACTGGGTGGAGATGCCCCTGTAATCTCAGAAGGTAACTCTGACTAGAAGTTTGGCCTGTCATATCTCTGCTTGTCACAGCAGTGGCAGAAGATTGTTCAGACTCAGAACGGATATTGGACAGAGCACTAAGATCAAGGTTAGGAAATACTGAGCAACGGCACCGAGGACAATTCACATTAAGCCGAAGCCACTCATCAATGCATTCAACATGAAAATTGTGAGCACAGGGCAGGCCACGGACCTGCACCACATTAAGGTAagaactaattttcaattgctCCTAATGGTATATATTGCATCACAATTTCATTAAAAGtgcgtttggatagagaattttaattgaggaaagtaatttattagagaatttaaatttctgtaatttagaatttattgtttggatgctttttataaaaaatttaaaatttggaattttaaaacagaattttaaacaactaaaaatctggaatttcaatttctttctaaaaagtgagaaattaaaattctcttcttacagttttcttcaaaaaatacCGTCTGAGCTCCTAAAATATCGATCAGATGTGAGCATAgaggaacacgtataactagcacaccaaccatatcttttcttttgtttttcattcatttttttcatcctcattattttagtttttttttattcaaacacaaaattttgaaaataaaagaatttcaattaaagtatttaaaattcttagaatttaaaatttttcaaaattttaaatttctccatccaaacacactctaaaagTATAGGGCATGTGTAATTCGCTAGAGATAGCCAGAACTTAAAGATGAGAATCttcagaattaattaaaagcaaTGCGACTGACGGAATATGTAGtatgtatattaatattttttttcctattgctCAATAAAGCAGCATAGGTACTCAGATGGAACAAAAAGTATACCTGATTTCCTACATGGAACTCTTCTAAGCAGATGAGGCATTCACTGCAATTAGTAGGAACAGCAGTCAACCTGAACGATGAGAGTTCCTGAATTAAAGCTTCAACCGCTTCTCTCTGCTCAGAAAGCAAACCTAGCTATCAGAAGTCAAACCGACGATAAATATACAAAAAGTATATGTACCAGAAATATGTATACATAAAGGGATATCATATAAACATATTGCCCAAATAATCCTACCAACACATTATTCAAAAACACAAGGTATTGGTATGAATAATTCATCAGACAAACCAAGCAACAGATTTCATTAACTACTGCATGTGATAATAAATATCATTCAGCTTGGCACAGAATAGCATTTATTGCTTCTTTACATGATTTTCAACATGTGATCAAGGCATCaagaaatataagataaaataaccTGGGCTGGAGTTAGGTAAAGTCCAGGATGATATGCAGCATCTTGGGCCATGCTCCTTGTTTCTTGACCTGCAGCTTCAAATGCCCAATCAGGTACTCGGATCATTTCAATTAGAACCTAACAAAAAATAACAGCAGTTGTTATCAATACCAAACAATAGGGGAGTGTTTGGctttgtttcattttcagtTTATTGAGTTTGCAATACACTGAAATTCTGAAATATGAACATTTTCGCTATTCCCTTCACAATATTTTGACAATTGGAAAGAATATGAAAACATTGCAgtaattactaattataatTGTTAGAAAGTGAGTTATGAGCCTAACTCAACCCGACAAAACCGGCTTGTAAGGTGAGGATTGCTTCCcacttatataatttatctcAGCACTATCTTTAGTCGATGTGGGACTTCAACATGTTCCCTTTTGCCCACGTCCTAGACCGTGCCAGACACAAGGATCCATCTAGGATAGGCTTTGATATCATGTCAGAATGTGAATTTGGCCCTAATTCAATCTTACAAAACCAGCTTGTAAGGTGAGGACTGCTCCCTACTTATATAGTTTATCTCGGCACTATTTATAGTCGATGTTGAACTTCAACATGTCCCCTTTTGCCCACAACTACCCGCCATGTGAGACTTTCAACACACTCACTCTATCTTGGGATGACCACAATTTAGGTGATTTTTCCAACAGATAACATATCAAGTGatcaactgaaaataaaaacatgaaagaaaaaaaaaagaaacacccTCTTAGATTGCTAAGGATAAACATGAATCCTGTATATgcaacatttttaaaatgatgaaCACCATAAGAAAAAGGTATTCCCTCAAACCTCAAGAAAGAACATGGCAGCAGCACCATACT comes from the Glycine soja cultivar W05 chromosome 6, ASM419377v2, whole genome shotgun sequence genome and includes:
- the LOC114416456 gene encoding protein EXECUTER 2, chloroplastic-like; its protein translation is MVVAQAISIAISTTATRTPSCCFHFNTKKPSLLGLAHSPQPNLSISAPRNRNNTHCCRCTLNSDHTSLTWDWNRWCRHFSQIEQAENFASVLKFQLDDAIEKEDFEEAVKLKRALVEATSKDTVAEVMDQLKSAIDDERYHDASRLCKCTGSGLVGWWVGYPKASDDPFGRIIHISPGMGRFIGKSYSPRQLMRASTGTPIFEIYVVKNADDTYHMQVVYLRQAKGKSRRNPQSVPAKGPSKPEVENASAVEVQEPEEKIERNDEKNTNIEGVTEEGIKSVINFLKEKIPGLKIKVMNVSVEEEAAENNDSIKQLMEEDSNKTGSSENHEEEVNNLDEPDAVTLERDGDATEEEKDLEMKLLIGGVVHNNEDTPVKDEFIRLPAEIKNMEKDSFVFHFDCGNVDYGIKEDKIPNIKVAALAAQGVSELMPPDVANAFWSSDKVSSKISKSMRDIVRVAMSQAQKRTKLSGDTNFSRIICSRGDSDPFDGLYVGAFGPYGMEIVHLRRKFGHWNEVDNENKTSDVGFFEYVEAVKLTGDLNVPAGLVTFRAKIGRGNRITNQGMYPDDLGVVASYKGQGRIADYGYRNPKWVEGELLQLNGKGMGPYMKGADLGFLYVVPEQSFLVLFHRLKLPE
- the LOC114416457 gene encoding E3 ubiquitin-protein ligase SIS3-like; the encoded protein is MAIRGVNFKWFDGLFLSMLATSIAIVAINWKRYQSCTHPLHIWTVVDYAAVFTFRLLMFVDNGLASGMGLDFGWPQRYARFCGRVVVLSILALLLYPFLWAWTIVGTLWFSNTKICLPGGGQKWGFLIWLLFSYCGLLCIACLAMGKWLKRRQARMLGAQEGIPVSAFGVLIEMIRVPDWAFEAAGQETRSMAQDAAYHPGLYLTPAQREAVEALIQELSSFRLTAVPTNCSECLICLEEFHVGNQVRGLPCAHNFHVECIDEWLRLNVNCPRCRCSVFPNLDLSALSNIRSESEQSSATAVTSRDMTGQTSSQSYLLRLQGHLHPVCVDIAGPAGETDNALENAENGVVPVVTLNMSTTDRAASGEHMPVTLSSSQN